A genome region from Fundulus heteroclitus isolate FHET01 unplaced genomic scaffold, MU-UCD_Fhet_4.1 scaffold_55, whole genome shotgun sequence includes the following:
- the rock2a gene encoding rho-associated protein kinase 2, translating to MSLGAEKRAENRLKRLEDMIRDPRSAINLESLLDSINALVLDLDYPALRKNKNIETFLNRYENVIGELRNLQMKSEDFEKVKIIGRGAFGEVQLVRHKPSRKVYAMKLLSKFEMIKRSDSAFFWEERDIMAFANSPWVVQLCCAFQDEHYLYMVMEYMPGGDLVNLTSTYDMPEKWAKFYAAEVVMALDSIHSMGFIHRDVKPDNMLLDRLGHLKLADFGTCMKMDSTGMVHCDTAVGTPDYISPEVLKSQGGDGYYGRECDWWSVGVFIFEMLVGDTPFYADSLVGTYSKIMDHKNSLNFPDDVEISKDAKSIICAFLTDRDVRLGRNGVEEIKRHPFFKNDQWTFDTIRDTVAPVVPELSSDIDTSNFDEIEDDKGDVETFPTPKAFVGNQLPFVGFTYFKEDQLLSSANNSSVANDTSKGESAALQKKLHHLELQMTKDKQVKDDLENKCRAATVRLEKITKELEEEVSSRKGLESNLRQLEREKALLQHKSLESHRKAENEADRKRCLENEVNSLRDQLDDMKKRNQNSHISNEKNIHLQKQLEEANTLLRAESEAATRLRKAQTENSKQLQQLEANVRELQDKCCLLERGKLSLEKECISLQAALESERREHSQGSETISDLMGRISGLEEEARQQRQALSKAETEKRQLQEKYTDQEKEMSNKEIELTYKLKVLQQELEQEEASHKATRALLADKSKIKVTIEGAKSESTKELERKLAEERAAKLRLENRILELEKHGSMMDCDYKQALQKLDELRRHKDRLTEEVKNLTLKIEQETQKRNLTVNDLKAQNQQLNILRSSEKQLKQETNHLLDIKRSLEKQNQELRKERQDTDGQMKELQDQLEAEQYFSTLYKTQVRELKEECEEKNKLYKEVQQSLQELQEERDSLAAQLEITLTKADSEQLARSIAEEQYSDLEKEKIMKELELKEMMARHRQELAEKDITISSLEEANRTLTSDVANLANEKEELNNKLKEALEESDKSKDWEQQINQMKQSFEKQLQSERTLKTQAVNKLAEIMNRKEVRGGGSRRGNDTDMRRKEKENRKLQLELRSEKEKLNSTMIKYQKEINEMQAQLAEESQMRIELQMALDSKDSDIEQLRNLLQTLTVQSMDSASLSSGPEFDTDDAYAEMRLEGWLSLPVRNNTKKFGWEKKYVVVSSKKILFYNSEHDREQSIPCMVLDIDKLFHVRPVTQTDVYRAEAKEIPRIFQILYANEGESKKEPEFPVEPLPIGEKSSYICHKGHEFIPTLYHFPTNCEACTKPLWNMFKPPPALECRRCHIKCHKDHMDKKEEIIAPCKVNYDVSTAKNLLLLASSQEEQQKWVSRLVKKIPKKPPPAEHFGRCSPRTSMRVQSSQSMRRPSRPLPASKSS from the exons GACTCCATAAACGCGCTGGTCTTGGATCTGGACTACCCGGCACTACGCAAGAACAAGAACATCGAAACGTTCTTGAACAGAT ATGAGAACGTTATCGGGGAGCTTCGAAATCTTCAGATGAAGTCTGAAGACTTTGAAAAGGTTAAAATCATCGGTCGAGGGGCGTTCGGTGAAGTACAGTTG GTCCGACACAAACCCTCACGGAAAGTCTACGCCATGAAGCTGCTGAGCAAGTTTGAGATGATCAAGCGCTCTGACTCTGCGTTCTTCTGGGAAGAAAGAGACATCATGGCCTTCGCCAACAGTCCCTGGGTTGTACAG TTGTGCTGTGCCTTCCAAGATGAGCACTACCTCTACATGGTGATGGAGTACATGCCGGGAGGGGACCTGGTCAACCTCACCAGCACCTACGACATGCCGGAGAAATGGGCCAAGTTCTACGCGGCGGAGGTGGTGATGGCTCTGGACTCCATCCACTCCATGGGCTTCATCCACCGTGACGTCAAACCAGACAACATGCTGCTGGACAGGCTGGGACACCTGAAGCTGGCCGACTTCGGCACCTGCATGAAGATGGACTCT ACGGGGATGGTCCACTGCGACACAGCTGTCGGCACCCCAGACTACATCTCTCCAGAGGTGCTGAAGTCTCAGGGCGGAGATGGGTATTACGGGAGGGAATGCGACTGGTGGTCCGTAGGCGTCTTCATTTTCGAAATGCTTGTGG GCGACACGCCGTTCTATGCCGACTCTTTGGTGGGAACTTACAGTAAGATCATGGACCACAAGAACTCCCTTAACTTTCCTGATGATGTGGAGATCTCCAAAGATGCCAAGAGTATAATCTGTGCCTTCCTGACTGACAG ggacGTGCGGTTGGGCAGAAACGGAGTGGAGGAAATCAAGCGCCACCCATTCTTCAAGAACGACCAGTGGACGTTTGACACCATCAGGGATA CTGTCGCCCCTGTGGTCCCGGAGCTGAGCAGCGACATAGACACCAGTAATTTTGACGAGATCGAAGATGACAAAGGCGACGTCGAAACATTCCCCACACCTAAGGCTTTCGTCGGAAATCAGCTGCCATTTGTTGGCTTCACCTACTTCAAAGAGGACCA GTTATTAAGCTCTGCCAACAATTCCTCAGTGGCTAATGATACTTCCAAAGGAGAG TCGGCAGCGCTTCAGAAGAAACTTCACCATCTAGAGCTCCAGATGACTAAGGACAAACAAGTCAAAGATGATCTGGAGAACAAATGCAG GGCTGCAACCGTCCGTTTAGAAAAAATTACCAAAGAACTTGAGGAAGAG GTGAGCAGCAGGAAGGGCCTGGAGTCAAATCTGAGGCAGCTGGAGCGAGAGAAAGCCCTGCTGCAGCACAAGAGCCTGGAGAGCCACCGGAAGGCCGAGAACGAGGCCGACAGGAAGCGCTGCCTGGAGAATGAAG TGAACAGCCTTCGAGACCAGCTGGATGACATGaagaaaagaaatcagaatTCACATATTTCCAACGAGAAGAACATCCACCTGCAGAAACAG CTGGAGGAAGCCAACACGCTGCTGCGGGCCGAGTCCGAAGCGGCGACGCGGCTCCGCAAAGCTCAGACGGAGAACAgcaagcagctgcagcagctggaggccAACGTGCGCGAGCTGCAGGACAAATGCTGCCTGCTGGAGCGCGGCAAGCTGAGCCTGGAGAAGGAGTGCATCAGCCTGCAGGCGGCGCTGGAATCAGAGCGGAGGGAGCACAGCCAGGGCTCAGAGACCATCAGTGACCTGATGG GACGCATTTCTGGACTGGAGGAGGAGGCTCGGCAGCAGAGACAGGCTCTGTCCAAAGCTGAGACTGAGAAGAGGCAGCTTCAGGAGAAATACACTGATCAGGAGAag GAGATGAGCAACAAAGAGATCGAGCTGACCTACAAGCtgaaggttctgcagcaggagctggagcaggaggaggcCTCTCACAAGGCCACCAGAGCTCTGCTGGCGGACAAGAGCAAGATTAAAGTGACCATCGAGGGCGCCAAGTCCGAGTCCACCAAGG AACTGGAGCGTAAGCTGGCAGAGGAGCGAGCGGCCAAGCTGCGGCTGGAGAACCGAATCCTGGAGCTGGAGAAACACGGCAGCATGATGGACTGCGACTACAAGCAGGCTTTACAGAAGCTGGACGAGCTGCGCAGGCACAAGGACCGACTCACCGAGGAA gtgaagAACTTGACGCTGAAGATCGAGCAGGAGACCCAGAAGCGTAACCTGACTGTGAACGACCTGAAGgcccagaaccagcagctgaaCATCCTGAGAAGCTCTgagaagcagctgaagcaggAAACCAACCACCTGCTGGACATCAAGCGCAGTCTGGAGAAGCAGAACCAGGAGCTGCGCAA AGAAAGACAAGACACAGACGGACAAATGAAGGAGTTACAGGACCAGCTGGAGGCTGAGCAGTATTTTTCT ACACTTTACAAGACTCAGGTTCGGGAATTAAAGGAGGAATgcgaggaaaaaaataaactctacAAGGAGGTGCAGCAgtctctgcaggagctgcaggaggagag GGACTCCTTGGCCGCCCAGCTGGAGATCACTCTGACAAAGGCTGACTCGGAGCAACTGGCGCGCTCCATCGCTGAGGAGCAGTACTCCGACCTGGAGAAGGAGAAAAtaatgaaggagctggagctgaAGGAGATGATGGCTCGGCACCGGCAGGAGCTGGCTGAGAAGGACATCACCATCAGCTCG CTGGAGGAGGCCAACAGGACGCTGACCAGTGATGTTGCCAATCTGGCCAACGAGAAGGAGGAACTGAACAACAAACTGAAGGAAGCACTTGAAG AGTCTGATAAGTCGAAGGATTGGGAGCAGCAGATCAACCAGATGAAGCAGTCGTTTGAGAAGCAGCTACAGTCCGAGCGCACGCTGAAAACTCAG GCCGTCAATAAGCTGGCAGAGATCATGAACAGGAAGGAAGTTCGCGGTGGAGGCAGCCGGCGCGGTAACGACACAGACATGCGGCGAAAGGAGAAGGAgaacaggaagctgcagctgGAGCTGAGGTCAGAGAAGGAGAAGCTCAACAGCACCATGATAAAGTACCAGAAGGAGATCAACGAGATGCAAGCA CAACTGGCAGAAGAGAGTCAGATGCGCATCGAGCTGCAGATGGCTCTGGACAGCAAGGACAGCGACATCGAGCAGCTGAGGAATCTGCTGCAGACGCTCACCGTTCAGTCCATGGACTCCGCCAGCCTCAGCAGCGGGCCCGAGTTTGATACTGATGATGCTTATGCGG AAATGAGGCTTGAGGGCTGGCTCTCTCTTCCCGTTAGAAACAACACCAAGAAGTTCGGATGGGAGAAGAAG TACGTTGTCGTGAGCAGCAAGAAGATCCTCTTCTACAACAGCGAACATGACAGAGAGCAGTCCATTCCCTGCATGGTGCTCGATATAGA CAAACTTTTCCACGTGAGGCCCGTCACTCAGACAGACGTGTACCGCGCCGAAGCCAAGGAGATCCCCAGAATCTTCCAG atccTTTACGCCAATGAAGGCGAGAGCAAGAAGGAGCCAGAGTTCCCCGTGGAGCCGCTCCCCATCGGGGAGAAGTCCAGCTACATCTGCCACAAAGGCCACGAGTTCATCCCCACGCTCTACCACTTCCCCACCAACTGCGAGGCGTGCACCAAGCCGCTGTGGAACATGTTCAAGCCGCCGCCTGCTCTGGAGTGCCGGCGCTGCCACATCAAGTGCCACAAGGACCACATGGACAAGAAGGAGGAGATCATCGCTCCCTGCAAAG TGAACTACGACGTGTCTACAGCCaagaacctgctgctgctggcctcctcccaggaggagcagcagaagtGGGTGAGCCGGCTGGTCAAGAAGATTCCCAAGAAGCCGCCACCCGCGGAGCACTTTGGTCGCTGCTCGCCACGCACCTCCATGAGAGTTCAGTCCAGCCAGTCCATGAGGAGGCCGAGCCGACCGCTCCCCGCCAGCAAAAGCAG ttaa